From Nymphaea colorata isolate Beijing-Zhang1983 chromosome 6, ASM883128v2, whole genome shotgun sequence, a single genomic window includes:
- the LOC116255680 gene encoding putative leucine-rich repeat receptor-like serine/threonine-protein kinase At2g04300 isoform X3 yields the protein MTWVGDEQYVTSGQSATVRIDHNRIAPLTTLRYFPDQRKKNCYSFPGVGQGIKILVRTWFYYGNYDGLSSPPTFDLLFNGNPWATVSPSGDNGSAAFEMVHVTKVEDVSVCLARTKPNAVPFINSLEIKKLEDDMYASMDTDRPLYVNGRFAYASTTVVRYPDDPYDRLWFPFTNYSTTGLSPVRRSSDPISNLADRPPAAVLRQAITPSSSLASNMTVPSFIGSPSPAPHYVTFYFVEMLANASRSFDIYLDDQKFYAKTIVPDGTVLELQNPNISLSTSSVFSLVRAKGSTLPPSISAAEFYMIGPVWGVAATDSSDVKALSEFQKSYVQLQPWSGDPCLPIGYAWEWLNCSSDSIPRVTALFLSGYGLTGPLADFSNLTALQIIDLHNNSLSGSIHEFLGKLPNLKRLNLADNQFNGSLPASLITSNSIVNLNISGNNFSGNSSDFAGSAEKKGNVGVIAGGTIGSTLFLLLLVMLAIFIFKKRPANASAKPRSALLEPEIKQHGFSHAEIVEITNNFEKVLGEGGSGNVYYGRLRNGSEVAVKVLKDTLSQGTKEFVAEAKLLMTVHHRFLVSFVGYCEEGGNLILLYEYMGGGNLRQLLSGRSSTSAFITWEIRLKIALRVATGLDYLHSGCYPPIIHRDVKTTNILLNAKMEAKVADFGLSKSGQKEEGADLPTVAVNPRRYSFGQRDDVTQVSTAVAGTPGYIDPEYYRTNRVTQKSDVYSFGVVLLELITGRPPIFAEPGERFHIIGWVTPRIARREIHSIADPKLNGQYNVNSMWKVADVALSCTSETSDRRPSMIDVVNQLNEALEVETSYQQLTDTPSSEVRSSPTFYEFSSSSLSSSYLPSAR from the exons ATGACATGGGTCGGTGACGAACAGTATGTAACGTCGGGCCAATCTGCGACGGTGAGGATCGACCACAACCGCATAGCGCCACTCACTACTCTTCGGTACTTCCCTGATCAGAGAAAGAAGAACTGCTACTCCTTCCCTGGCGTGGGCCAAGGCATCAAGATCCTTGTTCGCACTTGGTTTTACTATGGCAACTACGACGGCTTGTCCTCTCCACCAACATTTGATCTTCTTTTCAATGGGAACCCCTGGGCGACGGTGTCTCCTTCGGGAGATAATGGTTCTGCAGCCTTCGAGATGGTCCACGTCACCAAAGTTGAAGACGTTAGTGTCTGTTTGGCTCGTACTAAGCCCAACGCCGTTCCCTTCATCAACTCTCTTGAAATAAAGAAGCTGGAAGATGACATGTATGCTTCCATGGACACCGACCGGCCCCTGTACGTCAACGGCAGATTTGCCTATGCATCAACAACCGTTGTGAG GTACCCAGATGATCCCTATGATCGACTCTGGTTTCCTTTTACCAACTATTCAACAACCGGGTTAAGTCCGGTGAGGAGGAGTTCTGACCCGATCTCCAACCTAGCAGACAGACCACCGGCCGCTGTTCTGCGGCAGGCAATTACGCCATCATCCAGTCTAGCATCTAACATGACCGTCCCCAGCTTCATAGGGTCGCCGTCTCCGGCGCCTCATTACGTTACTTTTTATTTCGTGGAGATGTTGGCCAACGCCAGCAGGTCGTTCGACATCTACTTGGACGATCAGAAATTTTATGCCAAGACAATCGTTCCAGACGGGACTGTGTTGGAACTTCAAAACCCCAACATCTCACTCTCGACTAGCTCAGTGTTCTCGCTGGTGAGAGCCAAAGGCTCCACTCTGCCCCCTTCAATAAGCGCGGCAGAGTTCTATATGATCGGTCCTGTTTGGGGCGTCGCTGCAACCGACAGTTCAGACG TGAAGGCATTGAGTGAGTTTCAGAAGAGTTATGTGCAACTCCAGCCATGGAGCGGAGATCCTTGCCTTCCCATCGGCTATGCCTGGGAGTGGCTCAACTGCAGCTCTGATTCCATTCCTCGAGTTACTGCACT GTTTTTGAGTGGTTATGGACTCACCGGCCCCCTTGCGGACTTCAGCAACCTGACTGCTCTTCAAATAAT TGACTTGCATAACAACAGCTTGAGTGGAAGCATTCACGAATTCCTTGGGAAACTTCCCAATCTGAAGCGGTT AAACTTGGCAGACAATCAATTTAATGGATCACTGCCGGCATCACTTATAACTAGCAATTCAATAGTGAACCTAAA CATTTCGGGCAACAATTTCTCAGGCAACTCAAGTGACTTTGCCGGCAGCGCAGAGAAGAAGGGCAATGTGGGTGTAATAGCTGGAGGAACCATTGGTTCGACCTTGTTCTTGTTGCTGTTGGTCATGcttgccatcttcattttcaagaagCGGCCTGCCAATGCATCTG CCAAGCCAAGGTCGGCTCTTCTAGAACCGGAGATCAAGCAGCATGGCTTCTCTCATGCTGAGATTGTGGAAATCACCAACAATTTTGAGAAAGTCCTTGGTGAAGGGGGATCTGGAAATGTCTACTATGGTCGACTTAGAAATGGGTCCGAAGTTGCTGTCAAGGTGCTAAAAGATACACTCTCACAAGGAACCAAGGAGTTCGTAGCAGAG GCGAAGCTATTGATGACAGTTCACCACAGATTCTTAGTCTCCTTTGTTGGGTACTGTGAGGAAGGTGGAAATCTGATTCTTCTCTATGAATACATGGGTGGTGGGAATCTAAGGCAGCTGCTCTCAG GAAGGAGTAGCACATCTGCATTTATTACATGGGAGATCAGACTGAAGATCGCGCTGAGGGTTGCGACAG GATTAGACTATTTACACTCGGGCTGTTATCCGCCTATCATTCATAGGGatgtgaaaacaacaaatattctTCTGAATGCAAAGATGGAAGCCAAAGTAGCAGATTTTGGACTGTCCAAATCTGGCCAAAAAGAGGAGGGGGCGGATCTACCAACTGTAGCCGTCAACCCACGCCGATATAGTTTTGGCCAACGGGACGATGTGACTCAGGTTTCCACTGCCGTTGCTGGCACACCCGGATATATTGATCCTGA GTACTACAGAACGAACCGGGTCACCCAGAAGAGCGACGTCTATAGCTTCGGTGTGGTTCTATTGGAGCTTATAACTGGACGTCCTCCAATATTTGCCGAGCCTGGAGAGCGTTTTCATATAATTGGATGGGTCACACCAAGAATAGCTAGACGGGAAATCCACAGTATTGCGGATCCTAAACTGAATGGGCAATACAATGTAAATTCCATGTGGAAAGTTGCAGATGTAGCACTCTCGTGCACCTCCGAAACTTCTGATAGGAGGCCTAGCATGATCGATGTGGTGAACCAACTGAACGAGGCCCTCGAGGTAGAGACTTCTTATCAACAGCTGACCGATACCCCATCTTCAGAGGTTCGAAGTTCACCAACCTTTTATGAATTTTCTAGCTCATCTCTATCTAGTTCGTATCTACCATCAGCCAGATAG
- the LOC116255680 gene encoding putative leucine-rich repeat receptor-like serine/threonine-protein kinase At2g04300 isoform X2 encodes MANCRRLLLPQLLILSVVSAFAQLPLNVDCGTTGKTAGYLSMTWVGDEQYVTSGQSATVRIDHNRIAPLTTLRYFPDQRKKNCYSFPGVGQGIKILVRTWFYYGNYDGLSSPPTFDLLFNGNPWATVSPSGDNGSAAFEMVHVTKVEDVSVCLARTKPNAVPFINSLEIKKLEDDMYASMDTDRPLYVNGRFAYASTTVVRYPDDPYDRLWFPFTNYSTTGLSPVRRSSDPISNLADRPPAAVLRQAITPSSSLASNMTVPSFIGSPSPAPHYVTFYFVEMLANASRSFDIYLDDQKFYAKTIVPDGTVLELQNPNISLSTSSVFSLVRAKGSTLPPSISAAEFYMIGPVWGVAATDSSDVKALSEFQKSYVQLQPWSGDPCLPIGYAWEWLNCSSDSIPRVTALFLSGYGLTGPLADFSNLTALQIIDLHNNSLSGSIHEFLGKLPNLKRLNLADNQFNGSLPASLITSNSIVNLNISGNNFSGNSSDFAGSAEKKGNVGVIAGGTIGSTLFLLLLVMLAIFIFKKRPANASAKPRSALLEPEIKQHGFSHAEIVEITNNFEKVLGEGGSGNVYYGRLRNGSEVAVKVLKDTLSQGTKEFVAEAKLLMTVHHRFLVSFVGYCEEGGNLILLYEYMGGGNLRQLLSGRSSTSAFITWEIRLKIALRVATGLDYLHSGCYPPIIHRDVKTTNILLNAKMEAKVADFGLSKSGQKEEGADLPTVAVNPRRYSFGQRDDVTQVSTAVAGTPGYIDPEYYRTNRVTQKSDVYSFGVVLLELITGRPPIFAEPGERFHIIGWVTPRIARREIHSIADPKLNGQYNVNSMWKVADVALSCTSETSDRRPSMIDVVNQLNEALEVETSYQQLTDTPSSEVRSSPTFYEFSSSSLSSSYLPSAR; translated from the exons ATGGCCAACTGCAGGCGATTGCTTCTGCCTCAGTTATTAATCCTTTCCGTCGTCTCCGCCTTTGCCCAGC TGCCTTTGAACGTTGACTGCGGAACCACCGGCAAAACTGCTGGATATTTGAGCATGACATGGGTCGGTGACGAACAGTATGTAACGTCGGGCCAATCTGCGACGGTGAGGATCGACCACAACCGCATAGCGCCACTCACTACTCTTCGGTACTTCCCTGATCAGAGAAAGAAGAACTGCTACTCCTTCCCTGGCGTGGGCCAAGGCATCAAGATCCTTGTTCGCACTTGGTTTTACTATGGCAACTACGACGGCTTGTCCTCTCCACCAACATTTGATCTTCTTTTCAATGGGAACCCCTGGGCGACGGTGTCTCCTTCGGGAGATAATGGTTCTGCAGCCTTCGAGATGGTCCACGTCACCAAAGTTGAAGACGTTAGTGTCTGTTTGGCTCGTACTAAGCCCAACGCCGTTCCCTTCATCAACTCTCTTGAAATAAAGAAGCTGGAAGATGACATGTATGCTTCCATGGACACCGACCGGCCCCTGTACGTCAACGGCAGATTTGCCTATGCATCAACAACCGTTGTGAG GTACCCAGATGATCCCTATGATCGACTCTGGTTTCCTTTTACCAACTATTCAACAACCGGGTTAAGTCCGGTGAGGAGGAGTTCTGACCCGATCTCCAACCTAGCAGACAGACCACCGGCCGCTGTTCTGCGGCAGGCAATTACGCCATCATCCAGTCTAGCATCTAACATGACCGTCCCCAGCTTCATAGGGTCGCCGTCTCCGGCGCCTCATTACGTTACTTTTTATTTCGTGGAGATGTTGGCCAACGCCAGCAGGTCGTTCGACATCTACTTGGACGATCAGAAATTTTATGCCAAGACAATCGTTCCAGACGGGACTGTGTTGGAACTTCAAAACCCCAACATCTCACTCTCGACTAGCTCAGTGTTCTCGCTGGTGAGAGCCAAAGGCTCCACTCTGCCCCCTTCAATAAGCGCGGCAGAGTTCTATATGATCGGTCCTGTTTGGGGCGTCGCTGCAACCGACAGTTCAGACG TGAAGGCATTGAGTGAGTTTCAGAAGAGTTATGTGCAACTCCAGCCATGGAGCGGAGATCCTTGCCTTCCCATCGGCTATGCCTGGGAGTGGCTCAACTGCAGCTCTGATTCCATTCCTCGAGTTACTGCACT GTTTTTGAGTGGTTATGGACTCACCGGCCCCCTTGCGGACTTCAGCAACCTGACTGCTCTTCAAATAAT TGACTTGCATAACAACAGCTTGAGTGGAAGCATTCACGAATTCCTTGGGAAACTTCCCAATCTGAAGCGGTT AAACTTGGCAGACAATCAATTTAATGGATCACTGCCGGCATCACTTATAACTAGCAATTCAATAGTGAACCTAAA CATTTCGGGCAACAATTTCTCAGGCAACTCAAGTGACTTTGCCGGCAGCGCAGAGAAGAAGGGCAATGTGGGTGTAATAGCTGGAGGAACCATTGGTTCGACCTTGTTCTTGTTGCTGTTGGTCATGcttgccatcttcattttcaagaagCGGCCTGCCAATGCATCTG CCAAGCCAAGGTCGGCTCTTCTAGAACCGGAGATCAAGCAGCATGGCTTCTCTCATGCTGAGATTGTGGAAATCACCAACAATTTTGAGAAAGTCCTTGGTGAAGGGGGATCTGGAAATGTCTACTATGGTCGACTTAGAAATGGGTCCGAAGTTGCTGTCAAGGTGCTAAAAGATACACTCTCACAAGGAACCAAGGAGTTCGTAGCAGAG GCGAAGCTATTGATGACAGTTCACCACAGATTCTTAGTCTCCTTTGTTGGGTACTGTGAGGAAGGTGGAAATCTGATTCTTCTCTATGAATACATGGGTGGTGGGAATCTAAGGCAGCTGCTCTCAG GAAGGAGTAGCACATCTGCATTTATTACATGGGAGATCAGACTGAAGATCGCGCTGAGGGTTGCGACAG GATTAGACTATTTACACTCGGGCTGTTATCCGCCTATCATTCATAGGGatgtgaaaacaacaaatattctTCTGAATGCAAAGATGGAAGCCAAAGTAGCAGATTTTGGACTGTCCAAATCTGGCCAAAAAGAGGAGGGGGCGGATCTACCAACTGTAGCCGTCAACCCACGCCGATATAGTTTTGGCCAACGGGACGATGTGACTCAGGTTTCCACTGCCGTTGCTGGCACACCCGGATATATTGATCCTGA GTACTACAGAACGAACCGGGTCACCCAGAAGAGCGACGTCTATAGCTTCGGTGTGGTTCTATTGGAGCTTATAACTGGACGTCCTCCAATATTTGCCGAGCCTGGAGAGCGTTTTCATATAATTGGATGGGTCACACCAAGAATAGCTAGACGGGAAATCCACAGTATTGCGGATCCTAAACTGAATGGGCAATACAATGTAAATTCCATGTGGAAAGTTGCAGATGTAGCACTCTCGTGCACCTCCGAAACTTCTGATAGGAGGCCTAGCATGATCGATGTGGTGAACCAACTGAACGAGGCCCTCGAGGTAGAGACTTCTTATCAACAGCTGACCGATACCCCATCTTCAGAGGTTCGAAGTTCACCAACCTTTTATGAATTTTCTAGCTCATCTCTATCTAGTTCGTATCTACCATCAGCCAGATAG
- the LOC116255872 gene encoding uncharacterized protein LOC116255872, translating to MATISEDALLQIIGAKIAKKAWEDLRRAYRFHSPMRIMLLKKELYLIKKESRDMVTYLDRIMFLANALAAAECHVADEELIQITLNGLPSGYENLIKSVSTSSSNTISRFPELYMLLWDQEKVVEAMQPKTTSTDNNSQVKLFVDHGRGRDRSFYHGGRDRDYGRSNQNGTDSEANNNNNINTTVARNRKSPIVCQYCDRKGHAAKDCWDILRAIYK from the coding sequence ATGGCGACCATATCTGAGGATGCGCTTCTGCAAATTATAGGAGCTAAGATAGCCAAGAAAGCTTGGGAGGATCTAAGGAGAGCCTACAGATTTCATTCACCAATGCGCATTATGCTACTGAAGAAAGAACTGTACCTCATCAAGAAGGAATCGAGGGACATGGTAACGTACCTAGATCGCATTATGTTTTTAGCTAATGCTTTGGCTGCTGCTGAATGTCATGTTGCAGACGAAGAACTAATTCAGATTACATTGAACGGCCTTCCAAGTGGCTATGAAAATCTGATTAAGTCAGTGAGCACTAGTTCGTCGAATACAATCTCGAGGTTTCCAGAACTTTATATGCTCCTTTGGGATCAAGAAAAGGTGGTAGAAGCCATGCAGCCCAAGACGACATCCACAGATAACAACTCACAAGTAAAACTTTTCGTCGACCATGGCAGAGGACGAGACAGATCCTTCTACCATGGTGGACGAGACAGAGATTATGGTCGTTCAAATCAAAATGGCACCGACAGTGAAGccaataacaataacaacattAACACCACTGTtgcaagaaacagaaagagTCCTATAGTTTGTCAGTACTGTGATCGCAAGGGACATGCAGCCAAGGATTGCTGGGATATCCTGAGGGCCATCTATAAATAG
- the LOC116255680 gene encoding putative leucine-rich repeat receptor-like serine/threonine-protein kinase At2g04300 isoform X1, whose amino-acid sequence MWNRSNSSTAQWWRYFLQLVMANSIRALLPLILTISAVSASDQLPLNVDCGTTGKTAGYLSMTWVGDEQYVTSGQSATVRIDHNRIAPLTTLRYFPDQRKKNCYSFPGVGQGIKILVRTWFYYGNYDGLSSPPTFDLLFNGNPWATVSPSGDNGSAAFEMVHVTKVEDVSVCLARTKPNAVPFINSLEIKKLEDDMYASMDTDRPLYVNGRFAYASTTVVRYPDDPYDRLWFPFTNYSTTGLSPVRRSSDPISNLADRPPAAVLRQAITPSSSLASNMTVPSFIGSPSPAPHYVTFYFVEMLANASRSFDIYLDDQKFYAKTIVPDGTVLELQNPNISLSTSSVFSLVRAKGSTLPPSISAAEFYMIGPVWGVAATDSSDVKALSEFQKSYVQLQPWSGDPCLPIGYAWEWLNCSSDSIPRVTALFLSGYGLTGPLADFSNLTALQIIDLHNNSLSGSIHEFLGKLPNLKRLNLADNQFNGSLPASLITSNSIVNLNISGNNFSGNSSDFAGSAEKKGNVGVIAGGTIGSTLFLLLLVMLAIFIFKKRPANASAKPRSALLEPEIKQHGFSHAEIVEITNNFEKVLGEGGSGNVYYGRLRNGSEVAVKVLKDTLSQGTKEFVAEAKLLMTVHHRFLVSFVGYCEEGGNLILLYEYMGGGNLRQLLSGRSSTSAFITWEIRLKIALRVATGLDYLHSGCYPPIIHRDVKTTNILLNAKMEAKVADFGLSKSGQKEEGADLPTVAVNPRRYSFGQRDDVTQVSTAVAGTPGYIDPEYYRTNRVTQKSDVYSFGVVLLELITGRPPIFAEPGERFHIIGWVTPRIARREIHSIADPKLNGQYNVNSMWKVADVALSCTSETSDRRPSMIDVVNQLNEALEVETSYQQLTDTPSSEVRSSPTFYEFSSSSLSSSYLPSAR is encoded by the exons ACTCCATCAGAGCTCTTCTGCCACTGATTTTGACTATTTCTGCCGTCTCTGCATCGGACCAGC TGCCTTTGAACGTTGACTGCGGAACCACCGGCAAAACTGCTGGATATTTGAGCATGACATGGGTCGGTGACGAACAGTATGTAACGTCGGGCCAATCTGCGACGGTGAGGATCGACCACAACCGCATAGCGCCACTCACTACTCTTCGGTACTTCCCTGATCAGAGAAAGAAGAACTGCTACTCCTTCCCTGGCGTGGGCCAAGGCATCAAGATCCTTGTTCGCACTTGGTTTTACTATGGCAACTACGACGGCTTGTCCTCTCCACCAACATTTGATCTTCTTTTCAATGGGAACCCCTGGGCGACGGTGTCTCCTTCGGGAGATAATGGTTCTGCAGCCTTCGAGATGGTCCACGTCACCAAAGTTGAAGACGTTAGTGTCTGTTTGGCTCGTACTAAGCCCAACGCCGTTCCCTTCATCAACTCTCTTGAAATAAAGAAGCTGGAAGATGACATGTATGCTTCCATGGACACCGACCGGCCCCTGTACGTCAACGGCAGATTTGCCTATGCATCAACAACCGTTGTGAG GTACCCAGATGATCCCTATGATCGACTCTGGTTTCCTTTTACCAACTATTCAACAACCGGGTTAAGTCCGGTGAGGAGGAGTTCTGACCCGATCTCCAACCTAGCAGACAGACCACCGGCCGCTGTTCTGCGGCAGGCAATTACGCCATCATCCAGTCTAGCATCTAACATGACCGTCCCCAGCTTCATAGGGTCGCCGTCTCCGGCGCCTCATTACGTTACTTTTTATTTCGTGGAGATGTTGGCCAACGCCAGCAGGTCGTTCGACATCTACTTGGACGATCAGAAATTTTATGCCAAGACAATCGTTCCAGACGGGACTGTGTTGGAACTTCAAAACCCCAACATCTCACTCTCGACTAGCTCAGTGTTCTCGCTGGTGAGAGCCAAAGGCTCCACTCTGCCCCCTTCAATAAGCGCGGCAGAGTTCTATATGATCGGTCCTGTTTGGGGCGTCGCTGCAACCGACAGTTCAGACG TGAAGGCATTGAGTGAGTTTCAGAAGAGTTATGTGCAACTCCAGCCATGGAGCGGAGATCCTTGCCTTCCCATCGGCTATGCCTGGGAGTGGCTCAACTGCAGCTCTGATTCCATTCCTCGAGTTACTGCACT GTTTTTGAGTGGTTATGGACTCACCGGCCCCCTTGCGGACTTCAGCAACCTGACTGCTCTTCAAATAAT TGACTTGCATAACAACAGCTTGAGTGGAAGCATTCACGAATTCCTTGGGAAACTTCCCAATCTGAAGCGGTT AAACTTGGCAGACAATCAATTTAATGGATCACTGCCGGCATCACTTATAACTAGCAATTCAATAGTGAACCTAAA CATTTCGGGCAACAATTTCTCAGGCAACTCAAGTGACTTTGCCGGCAGCGCAGAGAAGAAGGGCAATGTGGGTGTAATAGCTGGAGGAACCATTGGTTCGACCTTGTTCTTGTTGCTGTTGGTCATGcttgccatcttcattttcaagaagCGGCCTGCCAATGCATCTG CCAAGCCAAGGTCGGCTCTTCTAGAACCGGAGATCAAGCAGCATGGCTTCTCTCATGCTGAGATTGTGGAAATCACCAACAATTTTGAGAAAGTCCTTGGTGAAGGGGGATCTGGAAATGTCTACTATGGTCGACTTAGAAATGGGTCCGAAGTTGCTGTCAAGGTGCTAAAAGATACACTCTCACAAGGAACCAAGGAGTTCGTAGCAGAG GCGAAGCTATTGATGACAGTTCACCACAGATTCTTAGTCTCCTTTGTTGGGTACTGTGAGGAAGGTGGAAATCTGATTCTTCTCTATGAATACATGGGTGGTGGGAATCTAAGGCAGCTGCTCTCAG GAAGGAGTAGCACATCTGCATTTATTACATGGGAGATCAGACTGAAGATCGCGCTGAGGGTTGCGACAG GATTAGACTATTTACACTCGGGCTGTTATCCGCCTATCATTCATAGGGatgtgaaaacaacaaatattctTCTGAATGCAAAGATGGAAGCCAAAGTAGCAGATTTTGGACTGTCCAAATCTGGCCAAAAAGAGGAGGGGGCGGATCTACCAACTGTAGCCGTCAACCCACGCCGATATAGTTTTGGCCAACGGGACGATGTGACTCAGGTTTCCACTGCCGTTGCTGGCACACCCGGATATATTGATCCTGA GTACTACAGAACGAACCGGGTCACCCAGAAGAGCGACGTCTATAGCTTCGGTGTGGTTCTATTGGAGCTTATAACTGGACGTCCTCCAATATTTGCCGAGCCTGGAGAGCGTTTTCATATAATTGGATGGGTCACACCAAGAATAGCTAGACGGGAAATCCACAGTATTGCGGATCCTAAACTGAATGGGCAATACAATGTAAATTCCATGTGGAAAGTTGCAGATGTAGCACTCTCGTGCACCTCCGAAACTTCTGATAGGAGGCCTAGCATGATCGATGTGGTGAACCAACTGAACGAGGCCCTCGAGGTAGAGACTTCTTATCAACAGCTGACCGATACCCCATCTTCAGAGGTTCGAAGTTCACCAACCTTTTATGAATTTTCTAGCTCATCTCTATCTAGTTCGTATCTACCATCAGCCAGATAG